The proteins below are encoded in one region of Podarcis raffonei isolate rPodRaf1 chromosome 8, rPodRaf1.pri, whole genome shotgun sequence:
- the SMAP2 gene encoding stromal membrane-associated protein 2 encodes MTGKSVRDVDRYQAVLANLLLEEENKYCADCQAKGPRWASWNIGVFICIRCAGIHRNLGVHISRVKSVNLDQWTQEQIQCMQEMGNGKANRLYEAYLPENFRRPQTDQAVEGFIRDKYEKKKYIDRSLDINVLRREKDDKWKKEIASGKKLEPIIFEKVKMPQKKDDSQSRKSPSRSSEPVMDLLGLDVPVSTTLPNGRSSSCLEKDLDLFASMTSERKVVGSMPTAGSAGSVPENLNLFPEPGSKSEEMGKKQLSKDSILSLYGSQTPQMPAQGAVFITPAQMGYPAAYPSFPGMPPPSSMMGGMMAPPVGMMAQQGAAGMVAPMAIPAGYVGGMQGAVIGVPNGMMPAQQAGYVAGMAPVPPPVYGVQPAQQLQWNIAQMTQQMAGMNFYGTNGMVGYGQSMGRGGAQGTNQTLSSQVWK; translated from the exons ATGACAGGCAAATCGGTCCGGGATGTGGATAGATATCAGGCTGTCCTTGCCAATCTGCTGTTGGAAGAGGAGAACAAATACTGTGCAGACTGTCAGGCCAAAG GGCCAAGATGGGCGTCATGGAATATTGGTGTTTTCATCTGCATCCGTTGCGCCGGAATCCACAGGAACCTGGGTGTCCACATATCCCGGGTAAAATCTGTCAATCTGGACCAATGGACACAAGAGCAAATACAG TGCATGCAGGAGATGGGAAATGGCAAAGCAAATCGCCTCTATGAAGCTTACCTTCCGGAGAACTTCAGGCGACCTCAGACGGACCA AGCAGTGGAGGGCTTTATCAGGGACAAATACGAAAAGAAGAAGTACATCGACAGAAGCCTCGATATCAACGTGTTGCGA AGAGAAAAGGATGACAAATGGAAAAAAGAGATAGCCTCAGGGAAAAAGCTGGAGCCAATAATCTTTGAGAAAGTGAAAATG CCTCAGAAGAAAGATGACTCTCAATCCAGGAAAAGTCCTTCCAGATCTTCTGAGCCCGTCATGGACTTGCTGGGACTTG ATGTTCCTGTTTCAACAACCCTCCCCAATGGCAGATCAAGTAGCTGTTTAGAGAAGGACTTGGACCTGTTTGCCTCCATGACCTCTGAGAGGAAG GTTGTTGGCTCTATGCCCACAGCCGGGAGTGCTGGTTCTGTTCCTGAAAACCTGAACCTTTTCCCAGAGCCTGGAAGCAAGTCAGAAGAGATGGGGAAGAAGCAGCTCTCAAAGGATTCTATCCTCTCCTTATATGGCTCCCAGACCCCACAAATGCCTGCACAAG GAGCTGTGTTCATCACCCCAGCCCAAATGGGGTACCCTGCAGCATACCCCAGTTTTCCAGGCATGCCACCCCCCAGCAGCATGATGGGTGGCATGATGGCACCACCAGTTGGGATGATGGCACAGCAGGGAGCAGCTGGCATGGTGGCACCCATGGCCATCCCAGCGGGTTACGTAGGCGGCATGCAGGGAGCAGTCATCGGCGTCCCCAATGGGATGATGCCAGCACAGCAGGCTGGGTACGTGGCTGGCATGGCACCCGTCCCACCCCCCGTGTATGGGGTGCAACCAGCACAGCAGTTACAGTGGAACATTGCCCAG ATGACGCAGCAGATGGCTGGGATGAACTTCTATGGCACAAATGGAATGGTGGGATATGGACAGTCTATGGGCAGAGGAGGGGCCCAAGGAACCAATCAGACCCTCAGTTCCCAGGTGTGGAAATAA